The following are from one region of the Oryzias latipes chromosome 12, ASM223467v1 genome:
- the LOC101161175 gene encoding synaptic vesicle 2-related protein isoform X1, which yields MDNLTRVAKVTYKRWKNPDEGGDAAFAGLSDDEVQGTDSEICTVASSSMDSGDRPNSAKSNNTTTEETGTFTVDDALEAIGFGVFQWKISLITGLAWVADAMEMMILSILGPELHCDWSLPSYQVALITSVVFIGMGFGSPVWGNVSDKYGRKVGLTVCMCWTLYYGILSAFAPIYGWLLVLRGFVGFGIGGAPQSVTLYTEFLPVKARGICIVLIGAFWAIGAVFEVLLALWVMPTLGWRWLLGLSALPMAVFVCFCFWLPESPRFDVLAGRREKAMATLVRIAKDNGKAMPQGTLTIYKQTNRGQLKDLFSPQYWKTTLLLWFLWFANAFSYYGIVLLTTELFQAGDLCAETQGAKIEPRCSLECKYLSSDDYKDLLWTTLAEFPGLLVILLAIDYMGRKKSMALCFFMFSLCILPLFACIGRIALTIFIFICRAFISGGYQVVFVYTPEVYPTETRALAMGTSSAIARIGALITPFVAQVLLRRSVYVTLGVYCACGLVAGIASLLLPIETLGRGLQESSLAQEVEHPASAPPSQSYGTTQSTEQR from the exons ATGGACAACTTAACCAGAGTAGCTAAAGTCACTTACAAACGATGGAAAAACCCTGACGAAGG AGGTGACGCAGCGTTCGCAGGTCTCAGTGATGATGAAGTCCAGGGCACTGACAGTGAGATCTGCACGGTCGCCTCATCCAGCATGGACTCAGGAGACAGGCCGAACTCTGCGAAGTcaaacaacacaacaacagaag AAACAGGAACCTTTACTGTAGATGATGCTCTGGAGGCCATTGGATTTGGGGTATTTCAGTGGAAAATCTCACTCATCACTGGACTGGCATGG GTTGCCGATGCCATGGAGATGATGATACTTAGCATCCTTGGCCCAGAGCTGCACTGTGATTGGAGTCTCCCCAGCTATCAAGTAGCACTTATAACTTCG GTGGTGTTTATTGGGATGGGGTTTGGTTCCCCTGTGTGGGGAAATGTGTCCGACAAGTATGGAAGAAAAGTG GGTCTGACAGTATGCATGTGTTGGACTTTATACTATGGCATTCTGAGTGCCTTCGCTCCAATCTATGGCTGGCTTTTGGTCCTGCGAGGTTTTGTCGGTTTTGGGATCGGAGGAGCTCCTCAGTC GGTGACTCTGTACACAGAATTTCTTCCAGTGAAAGCAAGAGGCATCTGCATTGTACTGATTGGG GCCTTCTGGGCAATTGGAGCAGTGTTCGAGGTCCTGCTGGCTTTGTGGGTCATGCCCACATTGGGCTGGAGATGGCTACTCGGCTTGTCCGCCTTACCAATGgctgtctttgtttgtttctgtttt TGGCTCCCTGAGAGCCCCCGTTTTGATGTGCTGGcgggaagaagagaaaaagccATGGCTACTTTGGTGCGCATCGCCAAAGACAATGGCAAGGCTATGCCTCAAGGAACACTGACAATTTATAAACAG ACTAACCGAGGACAGCTTAAAGACCTCTTCTCTCCTCAATACTGGAAGACaactcttcttctgtggtttttgtg GTTTGCAAATGCCTTCTCTTACTATGGGATCGTCCTGCTGACTACAGAGCTGTTTCAAGCAGGGGATTTATGTGCAG AGACCCAGGGGGCCAAGATTGAACCAAGGTGCAGCCTCGAATGTAAATATTTGTCGTCAGATGACTATAAAGACCTTTTATGGACTACCTTGGCAGAATTTCCAG GTCTTTTAGTCATCCTCCTGGCGATCGATTACATGGGCAGGAAGAAAAGCATGGCCCTGtgtttcttcatgttttctttgtgcatCTTACCATTATTTGCTTGCATTGGGAG GATAGCTCTTACAATCTTTATCTTCATCTGCAGAGCCTTTATTTCTGGAGGATatcaagttgtttttgtttacacacCAGaa GTATACCCGACAGAAACCAGGGCTTTAGCGATGGGGACTTCCAGCGCCATTGCCAGGATTGGTGCCTTGATCACACCCTTTGTGGCTCAG gttttgcTGAGGAGATCAGTTTACGTTACCCTTGGTGTGTACTGTGCCTGTGGTCTGGTGGCTGGCATCGCTTCCTTGTTGTTACCCATTGAAACATTAGGTAGGGGTCTACAGGAGTCCAGTCTTGCCCAGGAAGTTGAGCATCCAGCCTCAGCCCCACCCAGCCAGTCCTACGGTACAACACAGTCCACAGAGCAGCGATGA
- the LOC101161175 gene encoding synaptic vesicle 2-related protein isoform X2, with translation MDNLTRVAKVTYKRWKNPDEGGDAAFAGLSDDEVQGTDSEICTVASSSMDSGDRPNSAKSNNTTTEETGTFTVDDALEAIGFGVFQWKISLITGLAWVADAMEMMILSILGPELHCDWSLPSYQVALITSVVFIGMGFGSPVWGNVSDKYGRKVGLTVCMCWTLYYGILSAFAPIYGWLLVLRGFVGFGIGGAPQSVTLYTEFLPVKARGICIVLIGAFWAIGAVFEVLLALWVMPTLGWRWLLGLSALPMAVFVCFCFWLPESPRFDVLAGRREKAMATLVRIAKDNGKAMPQGTLTIYKQTNRGQLKDLFSPQYWKTTLLLWFLWFANAFSYYGIVLLTTELFQAGDLCAETQGAKIEPRCSLECKYLSSDDYKDLLWTTLAEFPGLLVILLAIDYMGRKKSMALCFFMFSLCILPLFACIGRAFISGGYQVVFVYTPEVYPTETRALAMGTSSAIARIGALITPFVAQVLLRRSVYVTLGVYCACGLVAGIASLLLPIETLGRGLQESSLAQEVEHPASAPPSQSYGTTQSTEQR, from the exons ATGGACAACTTAACCAGAGTAGCTAAAGTCACTTACAAACGATGGAAAAACCCTGACGAAGG AGGTGACGCAGCGTTCGCAGGTCTCAGTGATGATGAAGTCCAGGGCACTGACAGTGAGATCTGCACGGTCGCCTCATCCAGCATGGACTCAGGAGACAGGCCGAACTCTGCGAAGTcaaacaacacaacaacagaag AAACAGGAACCTTTACTGTAGATGATGCTCTGGAGGCCATTGGATTTGGGGTATTTCAGTGGAAAATCTCACTCATCACTGGACTGGCATGG GTTGCCGATGCCATGGAGATGATGATACTTAGCATCCTTGGCCCAGAGCTGCACTGTGATTGGAGTCTCCCCAGCTATCAAGTAGCACTTATAACTTCG GTGGTGTTTATTGGGATGGGGTTTGGTTCCCCTGTGTGGGGAAATGTGTCCGACAAGTATGGAAGAAAAGTG GGTCTGACAGTATGCATGTGTTGGACTTTATACTATGGCATTCTGAGTGCCTTCGCTCCAATCTATGGCTGGCTTTTGGTCCTGCGAGGTTTTGTCGGTTTTGGGATCGGAGGAGCTCCTCAGTC GGTGACTCTGTACACAGAATTTCTTCCAGTGAAAGCAAGAGGCATCTGCATTGTACTGATTGGG GCCTTCTGGGCAATTGGAGCAGTGTTCGAGGTCCTGCTGGCTTTGTGGGTCATGCCCACATTGGGCTGGAGATGGCTACTCGGCTTGTCCGCCTTACCAATGgctgtctttgtttgtttctgtttt TGGCTCCCTGAGAGCCCCCGTTTTGATGTGCTGGcgggaagaagagaaaaagccATGGCTACTTTGGTGCGCATCGCCAAAGACAATGGCAAGGCTATGCCTCAAGGAACACTGACAATTTATAAACAG ACTAACCGAGGACAGCTTAAAGACCTCTTCTCTCCTCAATACTGGAAGACaactcttcttctgtggtttttgtg GTTTGCAAATGCCTTCTCTTACTATGGGATCGTCCTGCTGACTACAGAGCTGTTTCAAGCAGGGGATTTATGTGCAG AGACCCAGGGGGCCAAGATTGAACCAAGGTGCAGCCTCGAATGTAAATATTTGTCGTCAGATGACTATAAAGACCTTTTATGGACTACCTTGGCAGAATTTCCAG GTCTTTTAGTCATCCTCCTGGCGATCGATTACATGGGCAGGAAGAAAAGCATGGCCCTGtgtttcttcatgttttctttgtgcatCTTACCATTATTTGCTTGCATTGGGAG AGCCTTTATTTCTGGAGGATatcaagttgtttttgtttacacacCAGaa GTATACCCGACAGAAACCAGGGCTTTAGCGATGGGGACTTCCAGCGCCATTGCCAGGATTGGTGCCTTGATCACACCCTTTGTGGCTCAG gttttgcTGAGGAGATCAGTTTACGTTACCCTTGGTGTGTACTGTGCCTGTGGTCTGGTGGCTGGCATCGCTTCCTTGTTGTTACCCATTGAAACATTAGGTAGGGGTCTACAGGAGTCCAGTCTTGCCCAGGAAGTTGAGCATCCAGCCTCAGCCCCACCCAGCCAGTCCTACGGTACAACACAGTCCACAGAGCAGCGATGA